The Mycobacteriales bacterium genome window below encodes:
- a CDS encoding NAD-dependent protein deacetylase, with translation MSELREVVAGGDVLVLTGAGLSTASGIPDYRGPQGSLRRHTPMTHQAFTGSPEARQRYWARSHLGWSRFGTASPNPGHLAVTALQDLGLLIGVVTQNVDGLHTAAGTRDVVDLHGRLDRVVCLDCGDVTARDLLAARLADTNTGWTARAGHLNPDGDVELDDESGFTVVDCLRCGSVLKPDVVFFGGSVPRDLVEQTYALADRARALLVLGSSLQVMSGYRFALHAAKRGVPVVLVNQGETRADHLAALKVEAPLQDVLPALAKALAPAAIA, from the coding sequence GTGAGCGAGCTGCGGGAGGTCGTCGCGGGCGGTGACGTGCTGGTGCTGACCGGTGCCGGGCTGTCGACGGCCTCGGGCATCCCGGACTACCGCGGGCCGCAGGGGTCGCTGCGGCGGCACACCCCGATGACGCACCAGGCCTTCACTGGCAGCCCCGAGGCGCGGCAGCGCTACTGGGCGCGCAGCCACCTCGGCTGGTCGCGCTTCGGCACGGCGTCCCCCAACCCGGGCCACCTGGCCGTGACCGCTCTGCAGGACCTCGGCCTGCTCATCGGGGTCGTCACGCAGAACGTCGACGGCCTGCACACAGCCGCCGGCACCCGCGACGTGGTCGACCTGCACGGCCGTCTCGACCGGGTGGTGTGCCTCGACTGCGGCGACGTGACCGCCCGTGACCTGCTGGCGGCCCGGCTCGCCGACACCAACACCGGCTGGACCGCGCGGGCCGGCCACCTCAACCCCGACGGCGACGTCGAGCTCGACGACGAGAGCGGCTTCACGGTCGTGGACTGCCTGCGCTGCGGCAGTGTCCTCAAGCCTGACGTCGTGTTCTTCGGCGGCTCGGTACCGCGGGACCTCGTCGAGCAGACCTACGCGCTCGCCGACCGGGCCCGGGCGCTGCTCGTCCTCGGCTCGTCGCTGCAGGTCATGTCGGGCTACCGCTTCGCCCTGCACGCGGCCAAGCGCGGTGTGCCGGTGGTGCTGGTCAACCAGGGCGAGACGCGGGCCGACCACCTCGCAGCCCTGAAGGTCGAGGCTCCCCTGCAGGACGTCCTGCCCGCGCTGGCGAAAGCACTGGCGCCCGCGGCGATCGCCTGA
- a CDS encoding SDR family NAD(P)-dependent oxidoreductase, whose amino-acid sequence MVEQDAASGGIDPERMAAFFSVLDELGELPPEHPDAVRVRRATAALYKDVKVRRRRERREEVIAADKAVDARTATAAPGRIDDETAGIPLATATVDDSAGELLQPRSCYVCKQRFTRVHAFYHQLCPSCASLNWAKREARTDLTGRRALLTGGRAKIGMYIALRLLRDGAHLTITTRFPHDAVRRFAGMEDSADWLHRLKVVGVDLRDPSQVVALADSVAADGPLDVLVNNACQTVKRSPGSYGHLVAAESAPLPAGPLPEVLALDAFRSAGPAALTGGVSPPVQRLVSADDVTALALVAGSSSLERVAAGTAIDAGGLVPDLDDINSWTRLVEEVDPLELLEVQLCNVTAPFLLVSRLRPAMAASPHRRKHVVNVSAMEGQFSRGYKAPGHPHTNMAKAALNMLTRTSAKEMLQTDGILMTAVDTGWITDERPHPLKARLHEEGFRAPLDLADGAARVYDPIVRGEAGEDVYGCFLKDYRVSDW is encoded by the coding sequence ATGGTGGAGCAGGACGCGGCGAGCGGGGGCATCGACCCCGAGCGGATGGCGGCGTTCTTCAGCGTGCTCGACGAGCTGGGGGAGCTGCCCCCCGAGCACCCCGACGCGGTGCGGGTCCGCCGCGCCACCGCCGCGCTCTACAAGGACGTGAAGGTCCGGCGTCGCCGCGAGCGCCGCGAGGAGGTCATCGCGGCCGACAAGGCCGTCGACGCGCGCACCGCCACCGCAGCCCCGGGTCGCATCGACGACGAGACCGCCGGCATCCCGCTCGCGACCGCGACCGTCGACGACAGCGCCGGGGAGCTGCTGCAGCCGCGCTCCTGCTACGTCTGCAAGCAGCGCTTCACCCGGGTGCACGCCTTCTACCACCAGCTCTGCCCGTCGTGCGCCTCGCTCAACTGGGCCAAGCGCGAGGCCCGCACCGACCTCACCGGCCGGCGCGCCCTGCTCACCGGCGGCCGCGCGAAGATCGGGATGTACATCGCGCTGCGGCTGCTCCGCGACGGCGCTCACCTCACGATCACGACCCGCTTCCCGCACGACGCGGTTCGTCGCTTCGCCGGCATGGAGGACAGCGCCGACTGGCTGCACCGCCTCAAGGTCGTCGGCGTCGACCTGCGCGACCCGTCGCAGGTCGTCGCCCTCGCCGACAGCGTCGCGGCCGACGGCCCGCTCGACGTGCTCGTCAACAACGCCTGCCAGACCGTGAAGCGCTCGCCCGGCTCCTACGGCCACCTCGTCGCGGCCGAGTCCGCACCGTTGCCCGCCGGGCCGCTGCCCGAGGTGCTGGCGCTCGACGCCTTCCGCAGCGCGGGGCCGGCCGCCCTGACCGGCGGGGTGAGCCCTCCCGTCCAGCGGCTGGTGTCCGCCGACGATGTCACCGCGCTCGCCCTCGTCGCCGGGTCGAGCTCGCTGGAGCGGGTCGCCGCCGGCACCGCCATCGACGCCGGCGGCCTCGTGCCCGACCTCGACGACATCAACAGCTGGACCCGCCTCGTCGAGGAGGTCGACCCGCTCGAACTGCTCGAGGTGCAGCTGTGCAACGTCACGGCCCCCTTCCTGCTGGTGTCGCGGCTGCGTCCTGCCATGGCCGCCTCACCGCACCGTCGCAAGCACGTCGTCAACGTCTCGGCGATGGAGGGGCAGTTCTCCCGCGGCTACAAGGCCCCCGGGCATCCGCACACCAACATGGCCAAGGCCGCCCTCAACATGCTGACCCGCACCAGCGCCAAGGAGATGCTGCAGACCGACGGCATCCTCATGACCGCCGTCGACACCGGCTGGATCACCGACGAGCGCCCGCACCCGCTGAAGGCCCGCCTTCACGAGGAGGGCTTCCGCGCGCCGCTCGACCTCGCCGACGGCGCGGCCCGCGTCTACGACCCGATCGTGCGCGGCGAGGCCGGCGAGGACGTCTACGGCTGCTTCCTCAAGGACTACCGCGTCAGCGACTGGTGA
- a CDS encoding Zn-dependent alcohol dehydrogenase, which produces MVRAAVLSAVGSPLSVAELVLPEPGPGQVRVRVAATGVCHSDLSLARGTLRQPVPAVLGHETAGTVVSVGDGVTTCSPGDRVVLCWAPPCGECWFCGEGEPWLCERSSDAAAAPYATVDGTPVYPGLSTGGFAEETVVSARAVVPVPDAVPLEHAALVGCAVMTGVGAVTSTAKVRAGQTVLVVGLGGVGLSVLQGARLVGASTVIAVDRSPEKLQLALTMGATEVLEASDDLAKQVRELTGGRGADHAFDCVGTAGTIRSSWSATRRGGTTVVVGIGGKEQQVSFSALELFHFARTLTGCVYGSTDPLRDIPVLLDHAAAGRLDLGALISATVGLDGIEGAFAAMEAGTGARTVVVPTA; this is translated from the coding sequence GTGGTCCGCGCTGCCGTCCTGTCCGCCGTCGGGTCACCGCTGTCCGTCGCCGAGCTCGTCCTGCCCGAGCCCGGGCCCGGTCAGGTGCGGGTGCGGGTCGCGGCCACCGGGGTCTGCCACAGCGACCTGTCGCTGGCCCGCGGCACGCTGCGCCAGCCGGTGCCCGCCGTCCTCGGCCACGAGACCGCCGGCACCGTCGTCTCGGTCGGCGACGGCGTCACCACCTGCTCCCCCGGTGACCGGGTCGTCCTGTGCTGGGCGCCGCCGTGCGGTGAGTGCTGGTTCTGCGGCGAGGGCGAGCCGTGGCTGTGCGAGCGGTCCTCCGACGCCGCGGCCGCGCCCTACGCCACCGTCGACGGGACGCCGGTCTACCCCGGCCTGTCCACCGGCGGCTTCGCCGAGGAGACCGTCGTGTCGGCGCGCGCGGTCGTGCCCGTGCCCGACGCGGTGCCGCTCGAGCACGCGGCCCTCGTCGGCTGCGCCGTCATGACCGGCGTCGGCGCGGTGACGTCCACCGCGAAGGTCCGGGCCGGCCAGACCGTCCTCGTCGTCGGCCTCGGCGGCGTCGGCCTGTCGGTGCTGCAGGGCGCCCGTCTCGTCGGTGCGTCGACGGTCATCGCCGTCGACCGCTCGCCGGAGAAGCTGCAGCTGGCGCTGACGATGGGCGCGACCGAGGTGCTCGAGGCGAGCGACGACCTGGCCAAGCAGGTGCGTGAGCTGACCGGCGGTCGCGGCGCCGACCACGCCTTCGACTGCGTCGGCACCGCCGGCACGATCCGCTCGTCGTGGAGCGCCACCCGGCGCGGCGGCACCACCGTCGTCGTCGGGATCGGCGGCAAGGAGCAGCAGGTGTCGTTCAGCGCGCTGGAGCTCTTCCACTTCGCGCGCACCCTCACCGGCTGCGTCTACGGCTCGACCGACCCGCTGCGCGACATCCCCGTCCTGCTCGACCACGCCGCCGCCGGCCGGCTCGACCTCGGCGCCCTCATCAGCGCGACCGTGGGCCTCGACGGCATCGAGGGCGCGTTCGCCGCGATGGAGGCCGGCACCGGCGCCCGCACCGTCGTGGTGCCTACCGCCTGA
- a CDS encoding glycosyltransferase — MRVLLSTTSGTGHFRPLLPFARALQRAGHELACAAPAEAAQMVEREGLRHLPFAGVPGDDPDRIAVFRQLPTLDEAEGRQLFGSEIFGRLNTTAALPGARTAVETFAPDLVLHEAAELAVRITAEAAGVPQVAVSPSLTIPAFLTSTAAGIADLRAGLGLDPDTTGAGMLAAPVLSAFPASFDFPHAAEHDVHRFRDPDLATAVAPEGDLVYVTLGSEAHSLPFFAPVLRDVVEGALSARLPVVVSTGADLDGDVLAGLVGDLRVERWVDQAEILSRARAIVCHGGSGSTLGALAAGVPLVVVPLFADQPDNAERVVATATGSRVDPGPDLAGRVASAVRLVVDERPPGCDRISADIAALPPADEAVRWLEGLTRR; from the coding sequence GTGCGCGTCCTGCTGTCCACTACGTCCGGGACCGGTCACTTCCGGCCTCTGCTGCCGTTCGCGCGCGCCTTGCAGCGCGCGGGCCACGAGCTGGCCTGCGCGGCGCCCGCCGAAGCCGCCCAGATGGTCGAGCGCGAGGGCTTGCGGCATCTGCCGTTCGCAGGTGTGCCCGGCGACGACCCCGACCGGATCGCGGTCTTCCGGCAGCTGCCGACGCTCGACGAGGCAGAGGGCCGGCAGCTCTTCGGCTCCGAGATCTTCGGTCGGCTCAACACCACGGCCGCGCTGCCCGGCGCCCGGACCGCTGTCGAGACCTTCGCTCCCGACCTCGTGCTTCACGAGGCGGCCGAGCTCGCGGTGCGGATCACGGCAGAGGCCGCTGGGGTGCCCCAGGTCGCGGTCAGCCCGTCGCTCACCATTCCCGCCTTCCTCACCTCGACGGCCGCGGGCATCGCCGACCTGCGCGCCGGCCTCGGCCTCGACCCGGACACGACAGGCGCGGGCATGCTCGCGGCGCCGGTGCTGTCGGCCTTCCCTGCGTCCTTCGACTTCCCGCACGCCGCCGAGCACGACGTCCACCGCTTCCGCGACCCCGACCTGGCCACCGCGGTGGCCCCGGAGGGCGACCTCGTCTACGTCACGCTCGGCAGCGAGGCGCACTCGCTGCCGTTCTTCGCGCCCGTCCTGCGCGACGTCGTCGAGGGCGCCCTGTCAGCCCGCCTGCCCGTGGTCGTCTCGACCGGAGCCGACCTCGACGGCGACGTCCTCGCCGGGCTCGTGGGCGACCTGCGCGTCGAGCGCTGGGTCGACCAGGCGGAGATCCTGTCGCGCGCCCGGGCGATCGTCTGTCACGGCGGGTCGGGCAGCACGCTCGGAGCACTCGCGGCAGGGGTGCCGCTCGTCGTCGTGCCGCTGTTCGCCGACCAGCCCGACAACGCCGAGCGGGTCGTCGCGACGGCGACCGGCAGCCGCGTCGACCCCGGACCGGACCTCGCCGGGCGGGTGGCTTCCGCCGTACGTCTGGTGGTGGACGAGCGGCCGCCGGGGTGCGATCGGATCTCCGCCGACATCGCTGCGCTGCCCCCCGCCGACGAGGCCGTCCGGTGGCTCGAAGGCCTCACCCGTCGCTGA
- a CDS encoding AMP-binding protein, whose product MKVPFSTSDFLERGALCYGSRTGVVDEPGEAQDGGLGTQTYADLATRARAMAAGLDELGVARGERVAVVSHNSARLLESFFGVTAWGRVLVPVNFRLAPAEVGYIVEHSGATTLLIDPELDASLASITAERRFLLGKESDDALLRPGVEPAAWEPDEDATATINYTSGTTARPKGVQITHRNIWVNAVTFALHAGVSDRDVYLHTLPMFHVDGSLGVCSPQVSDVRLCA is encoded by the coding sequence ATGAAGGTCCCCTTCTCGACCAGTGACTTCCTCGAGCGCGGCGCGCTCTGCTACGGCTCCCGCACCGGGGTGGTGGACGAGCCCGGCGAGGCGCAGGACGGTGGACTCGGGACCCAGACCTACGCCGACCTCGCCACGCGGGCGCGCGCGATGGCCGCGGGGCTCGATGAGCTGGGCGTCGCTCGAGGCGAGCGGGTCGCGGTCGTCAGCCACAACAGCGCCCGGCTGCTGGAGTCCTTCTTCGGCGTCACGGCCTGGGGGCGGGTGCTCGTGCCGGTCAACTTCCGGCTCGCGCCCGCCGAGGTCGGCTACATCGTCGAGCACTCCGGCGCCACCACGCTGCTGATCGACCCGGAGCTCGACGCCTCGCTCGCGTCGATCACCGCCGAGCGCCGCTTCCTGCTGGGCAAGGAGTCCGACGACGCGCTGCTCCGGCCCGGTGTCGAGCCGGCCGCGTGGGAGCCCGACGAGGACGCGACGGCGACCATCAACTACACGAGCGGCACGACCGCGCGGCCCAAGGGCGTGCAGATCACGCACCGCAACATCTGGGTCAACGCGGTCACCTTCGCCCTGCACGCCGGCGTCAGCGACCGCGACGTCTACCTCCACACGCTGCCGATGTTCCACGTTGATGGAAGCCTTGGGGTATGCAGCCCGCAGGTCTCTGACGTGCGGCTATGCGCGTGA
- a CDS encoding alkaline phosphatase D family protein: MPVFRHAVASFDPTATAVLLWTRLTGATEAEWVLARDEALTDIVASGSAVTGPARDATVVVDVDGLEPGQTWWYRFTALGERSPVGRTRTLPLTGPVDLGLVSCARYSVAPLTVYRALAEREVDLVVHLGDYVYEDDGHKGHRSHRPARTAVSLEDYRDRIAQMREDADCQALHLRHPVVTVLDDHDLADNAWRGGAKAHDPAEHGPWGARVEAALRARAEWLPTRDPRLWRAVDLGGVGSLLLLDSRSEGRDLQAGESGATAYDDPDRSLLGDEQRAWLSEQLRDPRPWALVANGVVVNSLELPATVPAALLPEDYAEHDGHVLRSDLWDGYAAERDTLVRELAAREGSSLLLSGDVHSSWAFDGPCLDGEPVTNELVVPSVSSAPLGRTRLPGAWRLLDALADRMPHVVWSDLTERGFVHLRVTPAEVHATWHWVDPYANDLHPSTEPAASLTVTAGRARWTTAEPLVMDTPPGPPLGPRPPDVAAVRHWHQRRRWAGLAAVGAALGATGLLAARSLGSRLPTARS, encoded by the coding sequence GTGCCCGTCTTCCGCCATGCCGTCGCGTCCTTCGACCCCACCGCCACCGCGGTCCTGCTCTGGACCCGCCTCACCGGCGCGACCGAGGCAGAGTGGGTTCTCGCCCGCGACGAGGCGCTCACCGACATCGTGGCGAGCGGCAGCGCCGTCACGGGACCGGCTCGGGACGCGACGGTCGTGGTCGACGTCGACGGCCTGGAGCCGGGTCAGACCTGGTGGTACCGCTTCACCGCCCTCGGCGAGCGCTCCCCCGTCGGGCGCACCCGCACGCTGCCCCTGACCGGGCCGGTCGACCTCGGGCTGGTGTCGTGCGCGCGCTACTCCGTCGCTCCGCTCACGGTCTACCGCGCCCTCGCCGAGCGCGAGGTCGACCTCGTCGTGCACCTCGGCGACTACGTCTACGAGGACGACGGCCACAAGGGGCACCGCTCCCACCGGCCGGCCCGCACCGCCGTCTCGCTCGAGGACTACCGCGACCGGATCGCGCAGATGCGCGAGGACGCCGACTGCCAGGCCCTGCACCTGCGCCACCCGGTCGTCACCGTCCTCGACGACCACGACCTCGCCGACAACGCCTGGCGCGGCGGCGCGAAGGCCCACGACCCCGCGGAGCACGGCCCGTGGGGCGCCCGCGTCGAGGCCGCGCTCCGGGCCCGCGCGGAGTGGCTGCCGACCCGCGACCCGCGGCTGTGGCGCGCGGTCGATCTCGGCGGGGTCGGCAGCCTGCTGCTGCTCGACAGCCGGTCCGAGGGCCGCGACCTGCAGGCCGGGGAGTCGGGGGCCACGGCGTACGACGACCCGGACCGCTCGCTGCTCGGCGACGAGCAGCGGGCCTGGCTGTCGGAGCAGCTGCGTGACCCGCGACCGTGGGCGCTGGTCGCCAACGGGGTCGTCGTCAACAGCCTCGAGCTGCCCGCGACCGTGCCCGCCGCGCTGCTCCCCGAGGACTACGCCGAGCACGACGGCCACGTGCTGCGCTCCGACCTCTGGGATGGCTACGCCGCGGAGCGGGACACCCTCGTCCGCGAGCTGGCGGCCCGCGAGGGCAGCTCGCTGCTGCTGTCCGGCGACGTGCACTCCTCCTGGGCCTTCGACGGCCCGTGCCTCGACGGCGAGCCGGTCACCAACGAGCTCGTCGTCCCGTCGGTGTCGAGCGCACCGCTCGGCCGCACCCGGCTGCCCGGGGCGTGGCGGCTGCTCGACGCGCTGGCCGACCGGATGCCGCACGTCGTGTGGTCCGACCTCACCGAGCGCGGTTTCGTGCACCTGCGCGTCACCCCCGCCGAGGTCCACGCGACCTGGCACTGGGTGGACCCCTACGCCAACGACCTGCACCCGTCGACCGAGCCGGCCGCGAGCCTCACCGTCACCGCCGGCCGGGCGCGCTGGACCACGGCCGAGCCGCTCGTGATGGACACCCCGCCGGGCCCGCCGCTCGGCCCGCGACCGCCCGACGTCGCGGCCGTCCGCCACTGGCACCAGCGGCGCCGGTGGGCCGGCCTCGCGGCCGTCGGAGCGGCCCTGGGCGCCACGGGGCTGCTGGCCGCCCGGTCGTTAGGGTCGAGGCTCCCCACCGCAAGGAGCTGA
- a CDS encoding cryptochrome/photolyase family protein, producing the protein MTKTRWLFADQLGPHYLDDSDQPVLLVESKAVFRRRRIHRQKAHLVLSALRHRARDLGDRATVLQVETYDEALAAVTGPLECVHPTTKGALRFVESRGVTVLPDRGFATSREDFAAWAGGRKRLLMEDFYRWQRARFEVLMEGSEPVGGRWNFDHDNREAPPRSATLGAPEPWWPQEDEIDEEVRADLDRWERDGEVSFLGVDGPRWLPATRDEAVKAAVRFMRTRLAGFGPHEDAMLAADPWMSHSVLSPAQNLGLLHPSELVRAAEREHREGRAPLASVEGYVRQVLGWREWIWSVYWHIDDDYRHRNALAATTPLPDWWWELDADAVTANCLSSVLRDVRDRGWVHHIPRLMVLGGYALQRGIDPEELTRWFHQAFVDGYDWVMLPNVVGMSQHADGGLMATKPYASGGAYIDRMSDYCTPCAYDPKVRVGPTACPFTAGYWAFLDRDRELLAGNHRMRQPLAGLDRLRDREALVEQEQLRGTSPP; encoded by the coding sequence GTGACGAAGACCCGGTGGCTGTTCGCCGACCAGCTCGGGCCGCACTACCTCGATGACAGCGACCAGCCCGTGCTGCTGGTCGAGTCGAAGGCGGTCTTCCGGCGTCGCCGCATCCACCGGCAGAAGGCGCACCTGGTGCTGTCGGCGCTGCGCCACCGCGCGCGCGACCTCGGCGACCGGGCGACCGTCCTGCAGGTCGAGACCTACGACGAGGCGCTCGCCGCCGTGACCGGGCCGCTCGAGTGCGTGCACCCGACGACGAAGGGCGCGCTTCGTTTCGTCGAGAGCCGGGGTGTGACGGTCCTGCCGGACCGGGGCTTCGCGACGTCGCGGGAGGACTTCGCGGCCTGGGCCGGTGGCCGCAAGCGGCTGCTGATGGAGGACTTCTACCGCTGGCAGCGCGCCCGCTTCGAGGTGCTCATGGAGGGGTCCGAGCCGGTCGGTGGTCGGTGGAACTTCGACCACGACAACCGGGAGGCTCCGCCGCGGTCCGCCACGCTGGGGGCGCCCGAGCCCTGGTGGCCGCAAGAGGACGAGATCGACGAGGAGGTCCGCGCCGACCTCGACCGGTGGGAGCGCGACGGGGAGGTGTCCTTCCTCGGGGTCGACGGGCCCCGCTGGCTGCCGGCGACCCGGGACGAGGCGGTCAAGGCAGCGGTCCGCTTCATGCGCACCCGGCTGGCCGGATTCGGACCGCACGAGGACGCGATGCTCGCGGCCGACCCGTGGATGTCGCACAGCGTGCTGTCGCCCGCGCAGAACCTCGGGCTGCTGCACCCCTCCGAGCTGGTCCGCGCAGCCGAGCGCGAGCACCGCGAGGGTCGGGCGCCGCTGGCCAGCGTCGAGGGCTACGTCCGCCAGGTGCTCGGCTGGCGCGAGTGGATCTGGTCGGTCTACTGGCACATCGACGACGACTACCGCCACCGCAACGCCCTGGCCGCGACGACCCCGCTGCCCGACTGGTGGTGGGAGCTCGACGCCGACGCGGTCACCGCGAACTGCCTGTCCTCGGTGCTGCGCGACGTCCGTGACCGCGGCTGGGTGCACCACATCCCGCGGCTCATGGTCCTCGGTGGTTACGCGCTGCAGCGCGGCATCGACCCGGAGGAGCTGACCCGCTGGTTCCATCAGGCCTTCGTCGACGGCTACGACTGGGTGATGCTGCCCAACGTCGTCGGCATGTCGCAGCACGCCGACGGCGGCCTCATGGCGACCAAGCCCTATGCGTCCGGCGGCGCGTACATCGACCGCATGTCGGACTACTGCACGCCCTGCGCCTACGACCCCAAGGTCCGGGTCGGCCCGACCGCGTGCCCCTTCACCGCCGGCTACTGGGCCTTCCTCGACCGTGACCGCGAG
- a CDS encoding AMP-binding protein, translated as MKVPFGTSDFLDRAITCYPLRTGIVDEPGPSQDGGLGSVTYAEFGRRARAMAAGLDALGVGRGERVAVVSHNSARLLESFFGVTAWGRVLVPVNFRLAPAEVRYIVEHSGATTLLIDPELDASLASVTAERRFLLGKESDDALLRPGVEPAAWEPDEDATATINYTSGTTARPKGVQITHRNIWVNAVTFALHAGVSDRDVYLHTLPMFHANGWGMPFALTGLGVPQVVLRKVDGADILRRVAEHGVTLLCAAPAVVASVLEAAQSWEGEIPGRGTTRVVCAGAPPPSRTIARIEAELGWEFLQIYGLTETSPLLTVNRARAEDDAREPEERARRLARAGQPALGVRLSTSDHGEVLARSNVVLEGYWQQPEATADALDGGWFHTGDGGTIDDEGFLTISDRKKDVIITGGENVSSIEVEDCLFSHPAVAEVAVIGVPSEKWGETIKALVVLAPGASATEAELIAHCKANLAGYKSPTSVEVREEIPRTATGKVQKFKLREQYWAGQDRQVN; from the coding sequence ATGAAGGTTCCCTTCGGCACCAGCGACTTCCTGGATCGGGCGATCACCTGTTACCCGCTGCGTACGGGCATCGTCGACGAGCCCGGACCGTCCCAGGACGGCGGGCTTGGCAGTGTCACTTACGCCGAGTTCGGCCGGCGGGCGCGCGCGATGGCCGCGGGGCTTGATGCGCTGGGCGTCGGCCGCGGTGAGCGGGTCGCGGTCGTCAGCCACAACAGCGCCCGGCTGCTCGAGTCCTTCTTCGGTGTCACCGCCTGGGGCCGGGTGCTCGTGCCGGTGAACTTCCGGCTCGCCCCCGCCGAGGTCCGCTACATCGTCGAGCACTCCGGCGCGACGACGCTGCTGATCGACCCGGAGCTCGACGCCTCGCTCGCGTCGGTCACAGCCGAGCGCCGCTTCCTGCTCGGCAAGGAATCCGACGACGCGCTGCTGCGGCCCGGTGTCGAGCCGGCCGCGTGGGAGCCCGACGAGGACGCGACGGCGACCATCAACTACACGAGCGGCACGACCGCGCGTCCCAAGGGCGTCCAGATCACGCACCGCAACATCTGGGTCAACGCGGTCACCTTCGCCCTGCACGCCGGCGTCAGCGACCGCGACGTCTACCTCCACACGCTGCCGATGTTCCACGCCAACGGCTGGGGGATGCCCTTCGCACTGACCGGTCTCGGCGTACCCCAAGTCGTGCTGCGCAAGGTCGACGGTGCCGACATCTTGCGCCGCGTCGCCGAGCACGGCGTGACCCTGCTGTGCGCCGCGCCCGCCGTCGTCGCCTCGGTGCTCGAGGCCGCGCAGTCCTGGGAGGGCGAGATCCCCGGACGGGGTACGACGAGAGTCGTGTGCGCGGGCGCCCCGCCGCCCTCGCGCACCATCGCCCGCATCGAGGCCGAGCTCGGGTGGGAGTTCCTGCAGATCTACGGCCTCACCGAGACCTCACCGCTGCTCACCGTCAACCGGGCGCGCGCCGAGGACGACGCGCGCGAGCCGGAGGAGCGGGCGCGACGGCTGGCGCGGGCCGGGCAGCCGGCCCTCGGCGTACGCCTGTCGACCTCTGACCACGGCGAGGTGCTGGCCCGCAGCAACGTCGTGCTCGAGGGCTACTGGCAGCAGCCGGAGGCGACCGCGGACGCTCTCGACGGCGGGTGGTTCCACACCGGCGACGGCGGCACGATCGACGACGAGGGCTTCCTCACCATCAGCGACCGCAAGAAGGACGTCATCATCACCGGCGGCGAGAACGTCTCGTCGATCGAGGTCGAGGACTGCCTGTTCAGCCACCCCGCGGTCGCGGAGGTCGCTGTCATCGGGGTGCCGAGCGAGAAGTGGGGCGAGACCATCAAGGCGCTCGTCGTGCTCGCGCCCGGGGCGAGCGCCACCGAGGCCGAGCTGATCGCGCACTGCAAGGCCAACCTCGCCGGCTACAAGTCGCCGACCAGCGTCGAGGTCCGCGAGGAGATCCCGCGGACCGCGACCGGGAAGGTGCAGAAGTTCAAGCTGCGCGAGCAGTACTGGGCCGGTCAGGACCGCCAGGTCAACTAG
- a CDS encoding helix-turn-helix transcriptional regulator, with translation MIEDGQRLSLRVADRIQELRHEQGKSLDALAEATGLHATSIGLIVRGKRGMTLATATALSAALGVKLSDVIAHAEGRRS, from the coding sequence GTGATCGAGGACGGGCAGCGTCTGTCGCTGCGCGTCGCAGACCGCATCCAGGAGCTTCGGCACGAGCAGGGGAAGTCCCTCGATGCGCTGGCTGAAGCCACCGGCCTCCATGCGACGTCAATCGGCTTGATCGTCCGGGGTAAGCGCGGCATGACGTTGGCTACGGCCACAGCCTTGAGCGCTGCTCTGGGTGTCAAGCTGAGCGATGTCATTGCCCACGCCGAGGGGCGACGTTCCTAG